CCTAATCCCTCTACCTGGTATATAAGACTCTTCATGACGCAGTCCAAGGCTACCAGTTCTATGCCTGACACTATTCTGTACACTAATCCAAGTATTTCCCATTCCTCACAAACACCTGAAGTTCCCTGCTAATTTTCTCAAGTCACTTCTTCCACCTGCAATATTCTGTCCCTTCTCTGCTTATCTGTTTCCTTTGCAGTGTCAAAGACCAGCTCAACAACTTACTTTGCCCCCAATTTAGCTATTTATATACgccttcttcctccttctaaaCTATGTTATACAGAACTTAATGCAACAAATGTGTTCATGGCAGATGCTCAATGCATTTAGCTGGCTATGTGGATAAATCTCATGCGTCCACACCACAGTCTCAGAGGCAGGAAGGTGCAATAGGACCTCATGGGCAGTCCTGCCCGACGTCGGTGGGTGAATCAGTAGAACATCAGCAAGAGCACTGGCCTGTTTGCTCTCTGCAACTGGTTTGTTTTTCTCCAGTGTGTGACCCAAGGCCTTAATCCTTTGCCTCAGTTGAGTGTACATATCCACTACATCAGTGCATAGTTAGAAAGTTTTTTCCTTAGGGTTCACGATGTTTTGAAGTAACCAtaatacaaacatttttttcctagaagatTTTGTCATTCTTACAAGGTTGTGTGGCTTAAAGAGTAATTAAGGAAGGCAAATCCCAAATAAAAAGTGAAGATCCCAAATGGAGGACAGAAGCCTGTCCTATAAAGAGACACTGCCAGCTCCACCTCGGATTCCCAGAGCACATCCGGCACAGCAATCTTAGTGACCAACTGCTCTGGTGTCCTCCGTAAAGAAATGGGTTCCTGAAGTGTGACTGGAGATCTGACCTAATGAAATGCACCAAGCAGCGTCACCAAGGCTACTGAAGCATGAGTCTGCGTTTCTCAAGTCAATGTAACAGAATCCGAGCCGTGAACAGTGGAAGGTGGGCCAGAAGGCTATCTGGTAGCCAAGGGCACTGCCGAGGCTTTAGAATAACAGCACAAGGTTGTAATCGAATGCTATCCCAGGACATTTAGCCAGTTAATCATCTCAATCATCCATCTTTTATTCATACACATGGAGGAACAACGTTTTCTTTGGCTGCTCACTTTGCCCTTTCAGGTTACACCAATATTACGCTGTTCCAAGTTTTCCCTTTATGTCCCATAAAATGCACCTGGTTAAAGCATCTTGTCACCATGGATGTCAGTGCGAACACTGGACTAGGCTGGCCTGATCACGGGCAGGGCTTTAAGCATTTTCTCTTGGAACTTCGTTAAGACTGTATATCCACAGGGATGTGAGACAAATAACCACAGAATCTGAGGCAGGAGCCTGCCTTACTAACCAATATCCCTTACTGTTTTCTCAGTTATCCTTTTATTTCAGCCTTGAAGGAGAAGATTAAAAATGGgaggattatttgttttatgtctCAAATGTTAAAAATTCAGCAGGATATTCTTAGCAACAACAAATCCATCAGACTTAGTCACCAGCGGAGCCCAAGTGCATTGCGAGTCCACATCACCTTCATGGATGTACTCTTTCCCACAAGTACAGAAGTGCAAAGCATGGACCAGGAATGTCAGCAAATGACCTCTGGGCAAGGACTGTATTTTACACATTATTTTGCTCCCGGGCTCTACCTCATCTCTTGACACCTACGTAGCAGACTTTATATAGAAGAGATTAAGAACaaaggctctggaatcagacttctGGGTTTAGCCCTCACTAGCTACATAGCCTTAATGAatctctcagggcctcagtttcctcacctgcagaaTGTGAATAATAATGATACTAACATACACGATTACTGTGataattgaatgaattaatacatggaAGGTGCATAGTCAGCAAATGTTAGCTGTTGTTTGGACTGTCTTGAATTTAGCTGTGATCCATTGTTTTGGGGGGTTATATGGGTCCTGGGAAAACATGACTTTAGTTCACCTGTAACAAGGGAGAAAGAACACatactatatctttttttttttttttaacatctaagtctctagatcagtgattctcaaaataTGGGCTGGGGACCTCTGGAAATCCCCAAGAACCAAGACCCCAAGACCCAAGTCCttaaggtcaaaactattttcataataacatGAAACTTATCTGCCTTTTTCACTCTTGTCCTTTTATGAGGGTACGGTAGAATTTTCCAGAGGCTAGGTAGTGATGTCATCACTTAGTTAATGGAATGAGTGCTTGCACATTCTTGTGCTTTTTCATATTCCTCAGTCATCATTTCTCACACAGTAACTAGCAATAGCTATAACCACATAAACAAATCTCGCCAGGGTACTCAGTAattttttagaagtttaaaaGGGTCCAGTGacccaaaagtttgagaacctctgctaGATTATCTCCAGTTAAagtccccctccctcttccctttcaaAATCTGTAATGTGAAAATACCGAACTCAGTCCTTACCTTTGAGCCTCTGGCCCCAACACAAAGTTAGGCCCCTGAAGCTGCTCTGCCTGCATTTTGTCCTTGTGTGTTTCAGGCTGTCGGGGTCCGACCTGCCTGGCGAGGACTGGCTGTGGGATTACGAGAAGCATGGCCATCGCCGCTCCATGATTGGAAGAGTCAAGAGGTTCCTGAGCACCCACGAACGCACCTCCAGCCCCAGGAGGAGAAGCTACAGGAGACAGGCCAGCGACAGCTCCACGTTCTTACCCCCGGGCGACCTCAGCCCAGCCAGGGACCTGCTGCACGTGCCCTCGAGAAGTCCCCACCATGCCTCAGCCACCTGGAAGCACCACTGCACCCCAGAGGGGAGCCCCAAGCTGCACGCCAGCCTGGGAGAGCTGCCCACCCTCCGACAGGCCAGCCTGACTCCACCGTCCAGTGTGAGGGGCTACCCCACCAAACCGCCGCGGGTCCCTGAGGTACTGGTCACAGCAGCCGAAGCGGCAGTGTCCAGGGCAGAGGACGACCACCACGACTCCACTGCCTCTATCCAGAGCTCTGACTTCACTGGGGTTCAGCCGAGCAGGACTGGGCAGCAGGAGGACCCTGTGGGGTCAGTCCCGTTCCCCTCAGAGAAAGGGGCACCTTCTAGGGACCCCAGTTTCCAGACTGTTCCAGCCAAAGCTGAGAGAAACCTCCTCCAGTTTGCCTCTGAGGAGGACCCTCATGAGAGTGACAAGTCCCCAGAAAGGTGGAGCCTCCCGAGGTTGGTGGAGTCCAGCCGCACCTCCCTGGCAGGCCTAAGTCTGGATCCCGTGAGCCCTGAGCCAGTTCCTTTACTTGACACAGAAACATCCTCAGAGACCGGTGGAATCAACATTGTGGCTGGTTCTCGAGTCTCTACTGATGTGCTGTATTTAATGGAAAACCTGGACACCAAGGAAACGGATATCATAGAGTTTAACCACGAGCAAACAGAGGAGTCACCCAAAGGAAGGCCAGAAAGTTCTAGGACCTGGCTCTAGCCTAGATTCTTACTTTCCCAAAAGTTCAAGTATTAGTTCCAGAACATACCTGGGGgctggtcaatttttttttttaaatgatcatacCGTATAAGCTACTTAAAACTTTGAAGGGCATTATGATCCTGACTTTTTGAGACCTGAGAAAATCAAACACATTCACGCCACCCACTACAAAGTGACTTTCATGGAAGTTACGCAGACCACAGTGAGGTATCTTAACCAAATAAGGAacctgaaatatataaatatatacgccTTATAAATTCATAGATTGTTAGCTTTGCAAAGGGCTTTATAGATCATGGTCCAATCCCCCAGTTTTGCCAATAGAGAAACAAAggattctctcttccctttttttttttttccctttcttctttgcttcAGTTATAAAGACAGGCAGATGGATCATACGATGCCTCAAAAGCCCCTTCCTAACGCTGATTCCTTGTTTGAGGCTTTCTAACCATCTCACCCCACTTTCTATAACTCTTATCTTTCCTAATTCTTAAGCCTCATCAGCATCAGGAAGCTCCATCTCCCTTCAATTTCCTTTCCGACCTCCGACCTCCCggacttcatttttctctcttccccctttATTCCCTCATCCTATTGTTCTTCTCGTCCCCCTAGTCTTGCTCCTTCTCCGGTGATTCTCATCCGTCCCACCTTTCAGGCTGTAACATTTTCTCCTGCCAACTCTGTGGCTTACTTCTTGCCACAGTTTTAAAAGCACGAGGCATTGGCAAAGCCTCCTACAGAGCGATCAAAGTGTCAGTAAATGCAGCCGGGCTCCTCCCAGCCTCGAGGGAAGGGGCATGGGACCTGCTGTGTCCCCCATGCCCTCTCAGCCGTGAccgtctctctctgcctccactcTTAGGTCTTGAACACCGGAGAAGCCACGAGGGCATGAGACCTGCATAACCAAATGCTATGGAACCAAATAACAAGGTTTCAAACTGTTTCACTCAGACTCTTAAAGAAAAATCCCCATCGTGTCATGACATGGGACCAGTTACTGTGTCTGCCAGGTTGTTTGGGATGAAGTAGGGTATTGGAACTGGGAGGTTAAGGGGGTCCAGGACTGTATGATGGGGATGGGACATTGACTAACTTCCTCCAAGGCGTTCCTGGGTGGCTGTTTGTTGGCAGCTCCCAACTTTAACTGGAAGGCCATGCTAATGAGTGCTGCTCTCACTATTTCTGTCATATGATGAAGCTTGACTACGAGCTCAAAAACAAAATAGCCCTAATTGCTACCACTTACTGAGTGTTCACAATAGCGTGTAAAAACAGATAATCCCACCAATCCTCGCAGGAATCCTATGAATTGATAcactattatctctattttacttcattattttttaaaagagtcttTCATTTCTCAATGTTAGTTGTTATTCTTTTATCCAAATAATATACCTTAGCAGACCAAtgctttctttattattattatttttctttttggccgcgcggcaggtgggatcttagttccccgactgggatcaaacccacacccccctgcagtggaagcgcagagtcttaaccactggaccaccggggaagtccctatctccattttaaagatgaagaaaacagaggcttTAGAGAAGTAATTTGACTAAAATCAcatagctaggaagtggcagggcTTGGGTTCAAGCCCAGGTTTATCTGACTCAAGAGCCCACACTCTTGTCCAGTGCACTTCGACAATGCTGTGCTCTCTGTAGGGCCCTGAATCTACCAGCAATTTGCCCAGAATTCCGGAGGATGCCCCACGGGAGCCAGGCCTAAGTCTCTCCAGCCTTGGAGGCCTTTCTGGGTCCTCCCTGCTTAAGTCCACCTGGACCTTATATGCATGTGTACAGGAGGGCAGTGCTCCAACTTGAAGCCTAGCCATGGTCCTCTTCATTTTTCTGACAGATGAAAGTTAGCAgaaccctctccttccttccccagctccTCTCATTATGCAATGTTATCATGTGCTATAACATTAGCACATTTTTACAAGACATTGCATCCAACTGGGCCATCCCAGCTACATGACAGTAATGACATTTTCTTGAACTAATTTTTCTCAAAGGACTAAAAGGTAATAATGTTGGAAGAAATGCTCTACGTTGATGG
The Globicephala melas chromosome 10, mGloMel1.2, whole genome shotgun sequence genome window above contains:
- the LOC115858464 gene encoding bestrophin-3: MNRFRSWCSLLFGYDWVGIPLVYTQVVTLAVYTFFFACLIGRQFLDPTKGYSGHDLDLYIPIFTLLQFFFYAGWLKVAEQLINPFGEDDDDFETNWCIDRNLQVSLLAVDEMHMSLPKMKKDIYWDDSAARPPYTLAAADYCIPSFLGSTVEMGLSGSDLPGEDWLWDYEKHGHRRSMIGRVKRFLSTHERTSSPRRRSYRRQASDSSTFLPPGDLSPARDLLHVPSRSPHHASATWKHHCTPEGSPKLHASLGELPTLRQASLTPPSSVRGYPTKPPRVPEVLVTAAEAAVSRAEDDHHDSTASIQSSDFTGVQPSRTGQQEDPVGSVPFPSEKGAPSRDPSFQTVPAKAERNLLQFASEEDPHESDKSPERWSLPRLVESSRTSLAGLSLDPVSPEPVPLLDTETSSETGGINIVAGSRVSTDVLYLMENLDTKETDIIEFNHEQTEESPKGRPESSRTWL